From Passer domesticus isolate bPasDom1 chromosome 5, bPasDom1.hap1, whole genome shotgun sequence, the proteins below share one genomic window:
- the CD9 gene encoding CD9 antigen isoform X1 yields MPVKGGTKCIKYLLFGFNFIFWLAGTAVLAVGLWLHFDSQTKSVFELEPDTKFYTGVYILIGAGALMMLVGFLGCCGASQESQCMLGLFFFFLFVIFALEIAAGIWGFSNKEKIIDELKEFYMDTYRKRTQTSARDTLKAFQFALNCCGLTGAVEQLYMDTCPAKTLSESFSIKSCPDAIDDVFKSKFNVIGAVGLGIAVMMIVGMIFSMVLCCAIRREREMV; encoded by the exons ATGCCCGTCAAAGGAGGCACCAAGTGCATCAAGTACCTGCTCTTCGGCTTCAACTTCATCTTCTGG CTtgcagggacagcagtgctTGCAGTTGGACTATGGCTTCACTTTGATTCGCAGACCAAAAGTGTCTTTGAACTGGAACCGGACACAAAGTTTTACACAG GTGTTTACATCCTTATTGGAGCTGGTGCCCTTATGATGCTGGTTGGTTTCTTGGGATGCTGTGGTGCATCACAGGAATCTCAGTGTATGCTTGGCCTG ttcttcttcttccttttcgTGATTTTTGCCCTTGAAATTGCTGCTGGGATCTGGGGATTTTCAAATAAAGAAAAG ATTATTGATGAGTTAAAGGAGTTCTACATGGACACCTACAGAAAGAGAACTCAGACAAGTGCCAGAGACACCCTGAAAGCATTTCAGTTTGCT CTAAACTGCTGTGGCCTTACTGGAGCTGTGGAGCAGCTTTACATGGACACCTGTCCAGCAAAGACACTGTCTGAGTCATTCTCTATCAAG TCCTGCCCTGATGCCATTGATGATGTCTTCAAATCCAAATTCAACGTCATTGGAGCAGTTGGCCTTGGCATTGCTGTAATGATG ATTGTTGGCATGATATTCAGTATGgttctgtgctgtgccatcCGCAGGGAAAGAGAGATGGTCTAA
- the CD9 gene encoding CD9 antigen isoform X2, with protein sequence MQEQLAGTAVLAVGLWLHFDSQTKSVFELEPDTKFYTGVYILIGAGALMMLVGFLGCCGASQESQCMLGLFFFFLFVIFALEIAAGIWGFSNKEKIIDELKEFYMDTYRKRTQTSARDTLKAFQFALNCCGLTGAVEQLYMDTCPAKTLSESFSIKSCPDAIDDVFKSKFNVIGAVGLGIAVMMIVGMIFSMVLCCAIRREREMV encoded by the exons ATGCAAGAGCAG CTtgcagggacagcagtgctTGCAGTTGGACTATGGCTTCACTTTGATTCGCAGACCAAAAGTGTCTTTGAACTGGAACCGGACACAAAGTTTTACACAG GTGTTTACATCCTTATTGGAGCTGGTGCCCTTATGATGCTGGTTGGTTTCTTGGGATGCTGTGGTGCATCACAGGAATCTCAGTGTATGCTTGGCCTG ttcttcttcttccttttcgTGATTTTTGCCCTTGAAATTGCTGCTGGGATCTGGGGATTTTCAAATAAAGAAAAG ATTATTGATGAGTTAAAGGAGTTCTACATGGACACCTACAGAAAGAGAACTCAGACAAGTGCCAGAGACACCCTGAAAGCATTTCAGTTTGCT CTAAACTGCTGTGGCCTTACTGGAGCTGTGGAGCAGCTTTACATGGACACCTGTCCAGCAAAGACACTGTCTGAGTCATTCTCTATCAAG TCCTGCCCTGATGCCATTGATGATGTCTTCAAATCCAAATTCAACGTCATTGGAGCAGTTGGCCTTGGCATTGCTGTAATGATG ATTGTTGGCATGATATTCAGTATGgttctgtgctgtgccatcCGCAGGGAAAGAGAGATGGTCTAA